From a region of the bacterium genome:
- a CDS encoding cupredoxin domain-containing protein gives MIRRLRLLGLLVIVAMLLVPTAAPAQATRKVVEITMTSFKFEPNLIRFQEGDTVVLRLINADQSGRAHDLAAAYLLDIPLTIRGDGRESVSEGRKRIFVDAGKRAEVEFVAKGRGSFAYICSLFAHAAQGMTGAFIVGPASSP, from the coding sequence ATGATACGCAGGTTGCGGTTGCTTGGTCTGCTGGTGATTGTGGCGATGCTGTTGGTGCCGACCGCGGCACCCGCGCAGGCAACGCGCAAGGTCGTTGAGATCACGATGACATCGTTCAAGTTCGAGCCGAACCTGATCCGGTTTCAGGAAGGCGACACCGTCGTCCTGCGGCTCATCAACGCCGACCAGTCCGGACGCGCGCACGATCTGGCCGCGGCCTACCTGCTCGACATCCCCCTGACCATCCGCGGGGACGGCCGCGAGAGCGTCAGCGAGGGCCGCAAGCGTATCTTCGTAGATGCCGGCAAGCGGGCCGAGGTCGAGTTCGTGGCCAAGGGGCGCGGATCGTTCGCGTACATCTGCAGTCTGTTCGCTCACGCGGCACAGGGCATGACCGGTGCGTTCATAGTAGGGCCGGCGAGCTCTCCGTAG
- a CDS encoding GAF domain-containing protein, with product MDFDRALDEVRALAVQGDAAGIVDFLHERFPHYSWVGIYWVDGNDLVLGPWKGPQATEHTRIPIGTGVCGAAARSGQTEIVPDVSQDSRYLACFAHTRSEIVVPIFAYGRVVGEIDIDGDQINAFSKGDQRFLEGVAELLAPLAPGS from the coding sequence ATGGATTTCGATCGAGCCCTAGATGAGGTGCGTGCGCTGGCCGTTCAGGGAGACGCTGCCGGGATCGTGGATTTCCTGCACGAGCGGTTCCCCCACTACTCATGGGTGGGGATCTACTGGGTTGACGGGAATGACCTGGTGCTGGGCCCCTGGAAGGGTCCGCAGGCAACGGAGCACACGCGCATCCCGATCGGGACCGGTGTGTGCGGCGCCGCGGCTCGGTCGGGGCAGACCGAGATCGTGCCGGACGTCAGCCAGGATTCCCGCTACCTGGCCTGCTTCGCGCACACCCGCTCGGAGATCGTGGTTCCGATCTTCGCATACGGCCGCGTCGTCGGAGAGATTGACATTGACGGTGACCAGATCAACGCGTTCTCAAAGGGAGATCAGCGGTTTCTGGAGGGAGTGGCCGAGCTGCTGGCGCCGCTGGCGCCGGGCTCCTAG
- a CDS encoding GTPase encodes MPANLTPDYRAADRKFKEATTPQQKMAALEEMLSTIPKHKGTEKMQADLKRRIAKFRSESQRKKGATRSRQLYQIEREGAGQIVLIGAPNSGKSSLLAALTNAVPDIAAYPFTTRGPQAGMAVFENVQIQLVDLPPVSEEFAEGWLFGLIRGADGALVLADLADQDLPASTEQVLALLAAATITLIPPGTSGAANEVPALFVATKLDAPGAAEVLEVFREFYGGRLPVLPVSAEQDVNLAELRLTMFSMLGIIRVYSKKPGKKPDLEVPYVLRRGTTVIEAAAVVHKDFAQGLRFARLWRKGHLDGQMIGREHPLEDGDVLELHA; translated from the coding sequence ATGCCTGCCAACCTCACGCCCGACTACCGCGCCGCCGACCGGAAGTTCAAGGAGGCCACCACTCCTCAGCAGAAGATGGCCGCGCTGGAGGAGATGCTTTCGACGATCCCCAAGCACAAGGGCACCGAGAAGATGCAGGCCGATCTCAAACGCCGCATCGCCAAGTTCCGCAGCGAATCCCAGCGCAAGAAAGGTGCGACCCGCAGCCGCCAGCTTTACCAGATCGAGCGCGAGGGCGCCGGGCAGATTGTGCTGATAGGCGCGCCTAACTCGGGCAAGTCTTCGCTTCTGGCCGCGCTGACCAACGCCGTTCCGGACATAGCCGCCTACCCATTCACGACCCGGGGGCCCCAGGCCGGGATGGCGGTCTTCGAGAACGTGCAGATACAGTTGGTGGACCTGCCGCCGGTGAGCGAGGAGTTCGCGGAGGGATGGCTGTTCGGCCTCATCCGCGGTGCGGACGGCGCGCTCGTGCTCGCGGACCTGGCAGACCAGGACCTTCCGGCCTCCACCGAGCAGGTCCTGGCGCTGCTGGCCGCCGCGACCATCACCTTGATCCCACCCGGCACCTCCGGTGCGGCCAACGAGGTGCCGGCGCTGTTCGTCGCGACCAAGCTCGATGCCCCCGGCGCCGCGGAGGTCCTCGAGGTGTTCCGGGAGTTCTACGGCGGTCGTCTTCCAGTGCTGCCCGTTTCAGCCGAGCAGGACGTCAACCTGGCGGAACTGCGCCTGACGATGTTTTCGATGCTGGGCATCATCAGGGTGTACAGTAAGAAGCCGGGCAAGAAGCCCGACCTGGAAGTCCCCTATGTCCTGCGGCGAGGCACTACGGTAATCGAGGCCGCGGCGGTGGTCCACAAGGACTTCGCCCAGGGCCTGCGCTTCGCTCGCCTGTGGCGCAAAGGACACCTGGACGGGCAGATGATCGGACGCGAACATCCCCTGGAAGACGGCGACGTCCTGGAGCTACACGCCTAG
- a CDS encoding NADH-quinone oxidoreductase subunit C translates to MSSAGALVALLRERLPELELEVVEFRGEVTFVVPEARVSEALRVLRDAPGWTPVLTDLTAIDRFPSEPRFEVVYLLTGYAPPVRLRVKARLPGEAPVIASVTGLWPGANWLEREVYDMFGIRFEGHPDLTRILMPDEWEGHPLRKDFPLTEEPVQFYGHTPKVPSTIIPKSPPRR, encoded by the coding sequence TTGAGCAGCGCAGGGGCGCTCGTCGCGCTGCTCCGGGAAAGGCTTCCCGAACTCGAGCTCGAGGTCGTTGAGTTCCGTGGCGAGGTGACCTTTGTCGTCCCGGAGGCGCGGGTCTCTGAGGCGCTCCGAGTACTGCGCGATGCTCCGGGTTGGACTCCTGTTCTTACGGACCTCACCGCGATTGACCGGTTCCCCTCCGAACCGCGCTTCGAGGTGGTGTACCTGCTGACCGGGTACGCGCCGCCGGTGCGCCTGCGGGTCAAGGCTCGCCTGCCGGGCGAGGCGCCGGTGATCGCCAGCGTGACCGGCCTGTGGCCGGGAGCAAACTGGCTGGAGCGTGAGGTGTACGACATGTTCGGCATCCGGTTCGAAGGTCACCCGGACCTAACGCGCATCCTGATGCCCGACGAATGGGAGGGCCATCCTCTCCGCAAGGACTTCCCTCTTACCGAGGAACCGGTGCAGTTTTACGGCCACACGCCGAAGGTGCCCAGCACCATCATTCCAAAGTCGCCGCCGCGGCGCTAG
- a CDS encoding pitrilysin family protein, with protein sequence MTPPITAGRVVRTVLPNGLTCLVMPSPDSGAVAMHGFVKAGAVFDRDRPGLARFVGSTLMRGTLRRSGPQLAEDLDAIGAGLAVAPGLEIVILSGKALADDAPALLDAAAEVLAEPAFPDDEVERVRGELITSARVNSLDTRATSERVFRRIAYPTGHPHSHNPDGDEAVLASLIPDDLRAFHSEQVRPEAAAVVVVGDVDPGRLTDLMAASFGRWSARGAWVIPGFPAPSSPGGIRREESVLPGKSQADLVLGTHGIARTDPDYYAVMLANLLLGQLGMMGRIGENVRERQGMAYYAYSDLRAGLLAGPWWVRAGVHPSNLDRAIAAITHEIELLQRDGPTGDELADARTYLVGSLAVRLETNQGIAQTLADIELFGLGLDYIERYPQIIAGISREAIVEAIRRFPTEGYALAIAGPKREG encoded by the coding sequence ATGACCCCGCCCATCACCGCCGGCCGGGTGGTGCGAACGGTGCTGCCCAATGGGCTGACCTGCCTGGTCATGCCTTCCCCGGACTCGGGCGCCGTGGCGATGCACGGATTCGTGAAGGCCGGCGCGGTCTTTGACCGGGACCGGCCGGGGCTGGCCAGGTTCGTCGGCTCGACGCTGATGCGCGGAACCCTCCGGCGCAGCGGACCGCAACTTGCCGAGGACCTGGACGCGATCGGCGCAGGCCTGGCGGTCGCGCCGGGACTTGAAATCGTGATTCTATCGGGCAAGGCCCTGGCAGACGATGCGCCGGCACTCCTGGACGCCGCCGCCGAGGTGCTGGCCGAGCCCGCCTTTCCCGACGATGAGGTTGAGCGGGTGCGCGGAGAGCTCATCACCTCGGCCAGGGTGAACTCGCTGGACACACGGGCGACCTCCGAGCGCGTCTTTCGCCGGATTGCCTATCCCACCGGGCATCCGCACAGCCACAACCCCGACGGCGACGAAGCCGTCCTGGCGTCGCTGATCCCGGATGATCTGCGGGCGTTTCACTCGGAGCAGGTGCGCCCGGAGGCGGCCGCCGTGGTGGTGGTCGGTGATGTGGATCCCGGCCGCTTGACCGACCTTATGGCCGCTTCGTTCGGGAGGTGGTCTGCCCGCGGGGCATGGGTGATCCCCGGCTTCCCGGCACCGTCCTCACCCGGTGGTATCCGGCGCGAAGAGTCGGTGCTGCCAGGCAAGAGCCAGGCCGATCTCGTTCTGGGTACGCACGGGATCGCCCGCACCGACCCCGACTACTACGCGGTGATGCTGGCCAATCTGCTGCTGGGGCAGTTGGGAATGATGGGGCGGATCGGCGAGAATGTCCGCGAGCGGCAGGGGATGGCCTACTACGCCTACAGCGATCTACGCGCCGGCCTGCTCGCGGGTCCCTGGTGGGTGCGCGCAGGCGTCCATCCATCCAACCTGGACCGCGCGATCGCCGCGATCACACACGAGATCGAGCTACTGCAGCGGGACGGCCCTACCGGCGACGAACTGGCTGATGCCAGGACCTACCTGGTCGGCTCCCTGGCCGTTCGCCTTGAGACCAACCAGGGGATCGCTCAGACGCTGGCGGACATTGAGCTGTTTGGGCTGGGCCTGGACTACATCGAACGGTATCCACAGATCATCGCTGGCATCAGCAGGGAGGCCATCGTGGAAGCGATCCGGCGATTCCCCACAGAGGGCTACGCGCTGGCGATCGCCGGACCAAAGCGAGAGGGGTGA
- a CDS encoding pitrilysin family protein, with product MHDVHATTLPNGLQVFIQESHAAPVATFWIWYRVGSRNEPSGYTGISHWVEHMLFKGTPAHPSGTLTRLIDRLGGRWNAFTWKDYTAYFEVMPVEHIGVAVRLEADRMQNTIFDPEVVAGERTVIISEREGAENYPAYYLREEVEALAFKVHPYRQPVIGWKGDLRAITRDDLYHHYRTYYRPSNAIAVAVGDFDPAQMAVLIAEAFGPVAPGGPIPAVRAEEPEQEGERRVVLRRPGGATALLQMAFHVPRAGHPDVPALLVLDGFLSGFKGVVPFDGGTGGRSSRLYRALVDGGLATEVGSGLTPSVDPTLFRIGATARSGVAAGALEAAVNREIARLHDEPADGAELARVKRQAQAQFVYLRDGVFRRAMALGMFEAVEWPQTTQSLIESVEGISSVDVTRVARTYLSDRRRTVGHYIPEDGPEGGAAEVVS from the coding sequence ATGCACGACGTGCACGCGACAACGCTGCCCAACGGACTGCAGGTGTTCATCCAGGAGTCGCACGCGGCACCCGTGGCCACGTTCTGGATCTGGTACCGGGTGGGCAGCCGCAACGAGCCCTCCGGCTACACCGGTATCTCGCACTGGGTCGAGCACATGCTCTTCAAGGGGACGCCGGCGCATCCGTCGGGAACGCTGACACGGCTCATAGACCGGCTGGGAGGCCGTTGGAACGCCTTCACCTGGAAGGACTACACCGCGTACTTCGAGGTGATGCCGGTTGAGCACATTGGGGTTGCCGTGCGCCTGGAGGCCGACCGGATGCAGAACACGATCTTCGATCCCGAGGTGGTTGCCGGCGAGCGGACGGTGATCATCTCGGAGAGGGAGGGCGCCGAGAACTACCCGGCCTACTACCTGCGCGAGGAGGTGGAGGCGCTGGCGTTCAAGGTGCACCCTTACCGCCAGCCGGTCATCGGCTGGAAGGGCGACCTGCGCGCCATCACCCGTGACGATCTCTACCACCACTACCGTACCTACTACCGCCCGTCGAACGCCATTGCCGTGGCCGTGGGGGATTTCGACCCCGCGCAGATGGCCGTCCTCATAGCGGAGGCCTTTGGGCCCGTCGCGCCGGGCGGTCCGATCCCCGCGGTGCGCGCGGAGGAGCCCGAGCAGGAGGGCGAGCGCCGCGTGGTCCTGCGGCGGCCGGGCGGCGCCACGGCCCTGCTGCAGATGGCTTTCCACGTGCCGCGGGCCGGGCATCCGGACGTGCCGGCACTCCTGGTTCTGGATGGTTTCCTCTCCGGTTTCAAGGGCGTGGTCCCGTTCGACGGCGGCACCGGCGGCCGCAGCAGCCGCCTGTACCGGGCTCTTGTGGACGGCGGCCTGGCCACCGAGGTCGGATCAGGGCTCACGCCGAGCGTAGACCCCACGCTGTTCCGAATCGGCGCCACGGCGCGCAGCGGCGTGGCGGCAGGCGCGCTCGAGGCGGCGGTGAACCGAGAGATCGCGCGGCTGCACGATGAACCCGCAGACGGCGCCGAGCTGGCCAGGGTCAAGCGTCAGGCACAGGCCCAGTTCGTGTACCTGCGCGATGGGGTCTTCCGCCGCGCGATGGCGCTGGGTATGTTTGAGGCGGTGGAATGGCCGCAGACGACCCAATCTCTGATTGAGAGCGTGGAGGGGATCTCTTCAGTGGACGTAACGCGGGTCGCGCGCACCTACCTTTCCGACCGACGGCGCACGGTGGGGCACTACATTCCCGAAGACGGCCCCGAAGGCGGCGCGGCGGAGGTGGTCTCATGA
- a CDS encoding CoA pyrophosphatase: MDTLVLLRSRLRTAVPRDLPSDSPPSSFRRAAVLVPLFESGGAAYLLLTKRTEKVEYHKGQISFPGGRQEDGDADLLETALRETHEEIGLAPSAVEVWGRLDEIEVIASGFAVTPFVGLVPPPVGLRPNPDEIAEIVAVPLASFLDPANLRVEHVLREGRSVELVYYENIPHLVWGATARIIKGLVELLAPESPPGGER; encoded by the coding sequence GTGGATACCCTGGTACTGCTGCGATCTCGCCTGCGGACCGCGGTCCCGCGCGACCTTCCGAGCGACTCCCCGCCGAGCTCTTTTCGCCGCGCCGCGGTGCTGGTGCCGTTGTTCGAGTCCGGTGGCGCCGCGTACCTGCTCCTGACGAAGCGGACCGAGAAGGTTGAGTATCACAAGGGCCAGATATCGTTCCCCGGCGGCCGTCAGGAAGACGGCGACGCAGATCTGCTCGAGACCGCGCTGCGCGAGACGCACGAGGAGATTGGTCTCGCGCCGTCGGCGGTCGAGGTTTGGGGTCGCCTGGACGAGATCGAGGTCATCGCGTCAGGGTTCGCGGTCACCCCGTTCGTAGGCCTGGTTCCCCCGCCCGTGGGCCTGAGGCCAAACCCCGACGAGATCGCCGAGATCGTGGCCGTGCCGCTTGCCTCCTTTCTCGATCCGGCCAACCTGCGGGTGGAGCACGTCTTACGCGAGGGCAGGTCGGTCGAGCTGGTATACTACGAGAATATTCCCCACCTGGTGTGGGGAGCGACCGCACGTATTATCAAAGGGTTGGTGGAGTTGCTGGCCCCAGAGTCGCCGCCTGGAGGTGAACGATAG
- a CDS encoding fumarylacetoacetate hydrolase family protein: protein MRFVTVRWGGRPRLGVVDGEHVHLFGDDLLSFIERGSLVPARAALAQGRRRMQARRKHGDVIPLDGARLLAPIPRPRKNIFCVGRNYAEHARESGSPIPEVPVFFTKPPTCVVGPEAPVVHHAATQQLDYEVELAVVIGKRGRDIPVERALGHVFGYTIMNDVTARDLQRRHQQWFKGKSLDSFAPMGPAVVHRSAIPNPQNLRLRMRVNGEVRQDASTAGMIFSVARLIAALSAGMTLEPGDILATGTPEGVAMGRTPPVWLQVGDVVEAEIEGIGTLRNRIVAP, encoded by the coding sequence GTGCGATTTGTAACGGTGCGCTGGGGCGGACGGCCCAGATTGGGGGTAGTGGACGGGGAGCACGTCCACCTGTTCGGAGACGACCTTCTGTCGTTCATCGAGCGCGGCAGCCTGGTCCCCGCGCGCGCGGCCCTGGCCCAGGGCCGACGCCGGATGCAGGCGCGCCGGAAGCACGGCGATGTAATCCCGCTGGATGGGGCGCGCCTCCTTGCGCCGATCCCGCGCCCCCGGAAGAACATCTTCTGCGTGGGCCGCAACTACGCGGAGCATGCCAGGGAAAGCGGGAGCCCGATCCCGGAGGTACCGGTGTTCTTCACCAAGCCGCCCACGTGCGTCGTGGGACCCGAAGCGCCGGTCGTGCACCACGCCGCAACCCAACAGCTGGATTACGAGGTCGAGCTGGCCGTGGTCATTGGAAAACGCGGGCGCGACATTCCGGTCGAACGCGCGCTCGGCCACGTGTTCGGCTACACGATCATGAACGACGTCACCGCGCGCGACCTGCAACGCCGGCACCAACAGTGGTTCAAGGGCAAGTCCCTGGACAGTTTCGCACCCATGGGTCCGGCGGTCGTCCACCGCTCCGCGATCCCCAACCCCCAGAACCTGCGCCTGCGGATGCGCGTCAACGGCGAGGTGCGGCAGGATGCGTCCACGGCCGGCATGATCTTCTCCGTGGCCCGACTCATCGCGGCGCTGTCGGCGGGAATGACCCTCGAGCCCGGCGACATCCTGGCCACGGGCACGCCGGAAGGCGTGGCCATGGGACGCACGCCGCCGGTCTGGCTCCAGGTGGGTGACGTGGTTGAAGCAGAGATAGAAGGGATCGGAACTCTGCGAAACCGGATCGTGGCTCCCTAG
- the cofE gene encoding coenzyme F420-0:L-glutamate ligase produces the protein MKALLAWAPEPFPEIRPGDDLGAAIIAVLRGAGLDPQDGDVVVVAHKVVSKAEGSVVDLRTVVPSPDAVALATDTGKDPRLVEVILRESRAIRRVRPGLIIAEHRLGFVCANAGVDHSNVGLGDDVMAVLPADPDASAEGLRSRLRESFGAEVGVIINDSHGRPFRQGTTGAAIGAAGLRVLRSYIGEEDRYGYVLRVSVEAVADELAAMANLLQGQAAEGTPLVLIRGVEHPGSERAADLVRGEAEDLFR, from the coding sequence ATGAAGGCGCTGCTTGCCTGGGCGCCGGAGCCGTTTCCCGAGATCCGTCCCGGAGACGACCTCGGAGCAGCAATCATCGCGGTGTTGCGGGGTGCCGGTCTGGACCCCCAGGACGGAGATGTCGTTGTGGTGGCCCACAAGGTCGTCTCGAAAGCCGAAGGGAGTGTCGTGGACCTGCGCACGGTCGTTCCGAGTCCGGATGCGGTCGCACTGGCAACGGACACCGGCAAGGATCCGCGGTTGGTTGAGGTGATCCTGCGCGAGTCGAGGGCGATCAGGCGCGTCCGCCCAGGGTTGATTATCGCCGAGCACCGGCTGGGCTTCGTCTGCGCCAACGCCGGTGTGGACCACTCGAACGTGGGGCTCGGCGACGATGTGATGGCCGTTCTGCCCGCCGATCCCGATGCCTCGGCAGAAGGCCTCCGCTCCCGCCTGCGCGAGTCCTTTGGCGCGGAGGTGGGCGTGATCATCAACGACAGCCACGGCCGGCCGTTCCGCCAGGGCACGACAGGCGCCGCGATCGGCGCAGCAGGGCTCCGGGTGCTCCGCTCTTACATCGGCGAGGAAGACCGGTACGGTTACGTGCTGCGGGTGTCGGTGGAGGCCGTGGCCGACGAGCTCGCGGCGATGGCCAACCTCCTGCAGGGCCAGGCCGCGGAAGGAACGCCGCTGGTGCTCATCCGCGGAGTGGAGCATCCCGGGAGCGAGCGCGCCGCTGACCTGGTCCGCGGCGAGGCGGAAGACCTCTTCAGGTAG
- a CDS encoding NADH-quinone oxidoreductase subunit A yields the protein MLDYIPILVHLVIVVVLTATLPVIHAILGGSRPTPPKMEPYESGVWTIGSTRERVPVRYYLIAMLFILFDIEIIFLFPWAVVYRRLGTFGLIEMLVFVAVLGSGLVYAWKRGALEWE from the coding sequence TTGCTAGACTACATTCCCATCCTCGTTCACCTCGTAATCGTAGTCGTATTGACCGCGACGCTGCCGGTGATCCACGCCATCCTGGGCGGCAGCCGTCCCACCCCTCCCAAGATGGAACCCTACGAGTCGGGAGTCTGGACGATAGGGTCCACCCGCGAGCGCGTGCCCGTCCGCTACTACCTGATAGCTATGCTGTTCATACTGTTCGACATAGAGATAATCTTCTTGTTCCCGTGGGCCGTGGTGTACCGTCGCCTTGGGACCTTTGGCCTCATCGAGATGCTGGTGTTCGTCGCTGTGTTGGGTTCCGGGCTGGTCTACGCGTGGAAGCGCGGAGCCCTGGAGTGGGAGTGA
- the npdG gene encoding NADPH-dependent F420 reductase encodes MISILGPVAILGGTGDLGRGLAARLGTAGREVVIGSRDAGRAHEAAARLGLPSVRGAANADAVGAAEIVVLAIPLEGHAAFVEGFAGPLSGKIVVDATVPLGPGFTFVPPPAGSAAAETQDLAPCARVVAAFHTLSARLLADLTRPLDQDVLVCGDDPDARAEVLALATAIGARGVDAGGLAAAATIEGMAVLLIGLNVRYKRRHLGFRIAHLPPDARPR; translated from the coding sequence GTGATTAGCATCTTGGGACCTGTGGCCATCCTCGGCGGTACGGGCGATCTGGGCCGCGGCCTTGCGGCGCGCCTGGGTACAGCCGGACGTGAGGTTGTGATCGGCTCACGGGACGCCGGCCGCGCGCACGAGGCCGCCGCGCGGCTCGGGCTTCCTAGCGTGCGCGGGGCAGCGAACGCCGATGCGGTAGGTGCGGCGGAGATCGTCGTGCTGGCGATCCCCCTTGAGGGTCATGCCGCGTTTGTCGAGGGGTTCGCAGGACCGCTGTCCGGGAAGATCGTCGTGGACGCCACTGTGCCCCTGGGCCCCGGGTTCACATTTGTGCCGCCTCCGGCAGGATCGGCCGCGGCCGAGACCCAGGACCTGGCGCCGTGCGCGCGCGTGGTGGCGGCATTTCACACCCTCTCGGCGCGCCTGCTCGCCGACCTGACCCGGCCGCTGGACCAAGATGTCCTGGTGTGCGGGGACGACCCCGATGCCCGCGCCGAGGTGCTCGCACTGGCGACCGCCATCGGCGCCCGCGGGGTGGATGCCGGGGGGCTCGCCGCCGCTGCTACGATCGAGGGCATGGCCGTGCTTCTCATCGGCCTGAACGTGCGCTACAAGCGGCGCCACCTGGGCTTCCGCATCGCGCATCTGCCGCCGGACGCCCGGCCCCGATGA
- a CDS encoding exopolysaccharide biosynthesis protein, which produces MGLNDNKIETPLSTVLEAILESAGTHPLHLGELVDRTAERGFGVLLFVLGLPMLIPILPPGSSTIVGPIYAAFAVQMLSGSRHPWLPHRFRDWVLSRKTTEMLRRRGVPLIRAAERLSRPRGLWLREGVVLRLAGAMVFLMGLLLLSPLPFLNTAPAFSVMLIGMGLLNRDAVFMAAGMLMGGASLAMIGLSAGMILVLIQRVRSAIP; this is translated from the coding sequence ATGGGATTGAACGATAACAAGATAGAGACCCCTCTCTCAACGGTTCTTGAAGCGATACTCGAAAGTGCGGGGACGCATCCCCTGCACCTGGGAGAGCTGGTGGACCGGACCGCCGAGCGGGGCTTTGGGGTTCTTCTGTTCGTGCTCGGCCTGCCGATGTTGATTCCGATCCTGCCGCCCGGGTCTTCCACGATCGTCGGCCCGATCTATGCGGCGTTCGCCGTACAGATGCTGTCCGGCTCCCGACACCCCTGGCTGCCTCACCGATTCAGGGATTGGGTGCTCAGTCGGAAGACTACCGAGATGCTGCGCCGTAGGGGGGTCCCGCTGATACGCGCCGCGGAGCGACTCTCGAGACCAAGGGGCCTCTGGCTCCGCGAGGGGGTTGTTCTCCGGCTGGCCGGTGCCATGGTGTTCCTGATGGGGTTACTACTCCTGAGCCCGCTGCCCTTCCTGAACACGGCGCCGGCCTTCTCGGTGATGCTGATCGGGATGGGACTCCTCAACCGGGACGCGGTGTTCATGGCCGCCGGGATGCTCATGGGAGGAGCTTCCCTGGCAATGATCGGGCTCTCTGCCGGTATGATCCTGGTGCTGATCCAGCGGGTCCGCTCCGCGATTCCCTGA
- a CDS encoding FAD-dependent thymidylate synthase — MHLQFASVDGSPSLRRREIYLLSPRLLPPEVIAVAFAKTSRSPRPFREIAEELTEERSSEFHEKWVVGYGHASVAEHAVLHLALENLSRLAIESLESNRLCSYTEKSTRYQIFDAFFLPPAIAASPHAELYEATCRGLFRVYQESLDPVREVMEARHPRGAEEPASAYEARIRSRYIDVCRFLLPCATVANVGMTANARALEHAITKMLSHPLDEVRAVGAEIKRVACAEVPTLVKYAGPSAYLAETAAALEATARSVAEQEAAALDVAAGSQGVDPPAGVRMVHHDRDAEARVVAACLYRHGRSAYAEAWARACAMSAPERRAVIEQALGRLGRHDAPIREIEHTTYTFDIVCDQGAYFDLKRHRMMTQSPQAPTVELGYAVPRAMDEAGFGRRYRDAVEQATDAYRGVARDFPSEAAYLVTNAHNRRFLATMNLREFYSLVPLRAREAGHFSYRRVALLIYEAVRAVHPDLVAHVRFGYDAPEAATLEARFFSEISAAGGLEQGGGPCDL; from the coding sequence GTGCATCTTCAGTTCGCCTCCGTAGATGGCTCTCCATCGCTGCGCCGACGCGAAATATACCTCCTTAGCCCTAGGCTCCTTCCCCCCGAGGTCATTGCGGTCGCGTTCGCCAAGACCTCCCGCAGCCCCAGACCGTTCCGCGAGATCGCGGAGGAGTTGACCGAAGAACGCTCCAGCGAGTTCCACGAGAAGTGGGTCGTCGGCTACGGCCATGCCTCGGTTGCCGAGCACGCGGTCCTGCACTTGGCGCTGGAGAACCTGTCGCGGCTTGCCATCGAGAGCCTGGAGAGCAACCGGCTCTGCTCCTACACGGAGAAGTCCACCCGGTATCAGATCTTTGATGCGTTCTTCTTACCTCCGGCTATCGCGGCGTCTCCGCACGCGGAGCTGTACGAAGCGACCTGCCGCGGTCTCTTCCGGGTCTACCAGGAGAGTCTTGACCCGGTCCGGGAAGTCATGGAGGCCCGTCATCCGCGTGGCGCCGAAGAGCCCGCATCCGCCTACGAGGCGCGCATCCGCTCCAGGTACATTGACGTCTGCCGGTTCCTGCTGCCCTGCGCCACAGTCGCGAACGTCGGCATGACCGCCAACGCAAGGGCGCTGGAGCACGCGATCACGAAGATGCTCTCACACCCCCTCGACGAGGTTCGGGCCGTCGGCGCTGAGATCAAGCGGGTCGCTTGTGCCGAGGTGCCTACGCTGGTCAAGTACGCGGGCCCCAGCGCGTACCTCGCTGAGACGGCCGCCGCGCTGGAGGCCACGGCGCGGTCGGTCGCCGAACAGGAAGCAGCCGCGCTGGATGTCGCCGCAGGGAGCCAAGGAGTAGACCCACCTGCCGGAGTCCGCATGGTTCACCATGACCGTGACGCGGAGGCGAGGGTTGTGGCCGCGTGCCTCTACCGCCACGGCAGGTCGGCGTATGCCGAGGCCTGGGCACGGGCCTGCGCCATGAGCGCACCCGAGCGGCGCGCGGTGATCGAGCAGGCCCTTGGGCGCCTGGGCCGCCACGACGCGCCGATCCGCGAGATCGAGCACACGACCTACACCTTTGACATAGTGTGCGACCAGGGCGCGTACTTCGATCTCAAGCGGCACCGCATGATGACGCAGAGCCCGCAGGCGCCCACGGTGGAACTGGGATACGCGGTCCCGCGTGCGATGGATGAGGCCGGATTCGGGCGGCGCTATCGCGACGCCGTGGAGCAGGCTACCGACGCATACCGTGGGGTCGCGCGCGATTTCCCCAGCGAGGCGGCGTATCTGGTAACCAACGCCCACAACAGGCGCTTCCTTGCAACGATGAACCTGCGCGAGTTCTACAGTCTCGTGCCGCTGCGCGCCCGCGAGGCCGGCCACTTCTCCTACCGGCGCGTAGCGCTGTTGATCTATGAGGCCGTGCGTGCGGTTCATCCGGACCTGGTGGCGCACGTCCGGTTTGGTTACGACGCGCCCGAGGCGGCAACTCTGGAGGCGAGGTTCTTCTCGGAGATCTCGGCCGCGGGCGGTTTGGAGCAGGGAGGTGGGCCGTGCGATTTGTAA